The Burkholderia pyrrocinia genome includes a region encoding these proteins:
- a CDS encoding thioesterase family protein — protein MTTHLSPAAEPRLRSAYEGQKARPYDPAAPIATPLELHRCIVQPEWVDYNGHMSESCYLFVFGDSSDAFFRYFGIDDDYREAGCSIYSAETHIRHLREAMLGEPLRLTLRLLDVDDRRLHVFHSMHHATTGTPLATAEQLLTHVDMHAKRSAPFPDTMRRHLDAIHTEHARAPREPHAGRAIAIRRPAPASR, from the coding sequence ATGACGACCCACCTCAGCCCCGCCGCCGAGCCGCGCCTGCGCTCGGCCTACGAAGGACAGAAGGCGCGCCCGTACGATCCGGCCGCACCGATCGCGACGCCGCTCGAACTGCACCGCTGCATCGTGCAGCCCGAATGGGTCGACTACAACGGCCACATGAGCGAATCGTGCTACCTGTTCGTGTTCGGCGACAGCAGCGATGCGTTCTTCCGCTACTTCGGCATCGACGACGACTATCGCGAAGCCGGCTGCTCGATCTATTCGGCGGAGACGCACATCCGCCACCTGCGCGAAGCGATGCTCGGCGAACCGCTGCGGCTCACGCTGCGGCTGCTCGACGTCGACGACCGGCGCCTGCACGTGTTCCATTCGATGCATCACGCGACGACCGGCACGCCGCTCGCGACCGCCGAACAGTTGCTGACCCACGTCGACATGCACGCGAAGCGCTCGGCGCCGTTTCCCGACACGATGCGCCGCCATCTCGACGCGATTCACACCGAACATGCACGCGCGCCGCGCGAGCCTCATGCCGGCCGCGCGATCGCGATTCGCCGCCCCGCCCCTGCTTCACGCTGA
- a CDS encoding porin has protein sequence MKKRFLLAGMMSVMVQGHAHAQSSVSLYGIIDGGITYVNNAGGAHAYLFDDGVSYGNRVGLMGTEDLGGGNKAVFKLENGFRLGTGKLNQGGAMFGRQAYVGLGNDWGTLTFGNQYDFAYDFTAAFNVSAFGSGYGVHLGDFDRQSGDRLQNAVKFVSNSFHGLVVGGMYSFSNDAGSFHDGSAWSVGATYTHGDFSTGGNYTRLNSPRGLAALDPYAQMGVTSMLGQTVATVDPATGAVTDLHDATPFAINSQSIFGIGASYVLGKLTLSADFSNTTFKGYGQSSTMRVYEAGGLYQMTAPLSLVAGYQYTTFEGHHWHEAALGAHYALSKRTDVYAAVDWMRASQGVDAVIGYSFTPSTSRTQAAARIGMRHNF, from the coding sequence ATGAAGAAACGCTTCCTGCTGGCCGGCATGATGTCGGTGATGGTTCAGGGCCATGCGCATGCGCAAAGCAGCGTATCGCTGTACGGGATCATCGACGGCGGCATCACCTACGTGAACAACGCGGGCGGCGCGCATGCGTACCTGTTCGACGACGGCGTGTCGTACGGCAACCGTGTCGGCCTGATGGGCACCGAGGATCTCGGCGGCGGCAACAAGGCCGTGTTCAAGCTCGAGAACGGCTTCCGGCTCGGCACCGGCAAGCTGAACCAGGGCGGCGCGATGTTCGGCCGCCAGGCCTACGTGGGGCTCGGCAACGACTGGGGCACGCTGACCTTTGGCAACCAGTACGACTTCGCGTACGACTTCACGGCGGCGTTCAACGTCAGCGCGTTCGGCAGCGGTTATGGCGTGCACCTCGGCGATTTCGACCGCCAGAGCGGCGACCGGCTGCAGAACGCGGTGAAGTTCGTCAGCAACAGCTTCCACGGGCTCGTGGTCGGCGGCATGTATTCGTTCAGCAACGACGCGGGCAGCTTCCACGACGGCAGCGCGTGGAGTGTCGGTGCGACCTATACGCACGGCGATTTCTCGACGGGCGGCAACTATACGCGGCTCAATTCGCCGCGCGGGCTCGCGGCGCTCGATCCGTACGCGCAGATGGGCGTGACGTCGATGCTCGGGCAGACGGTCGCGACCGTCGATCCGGCGACGGGCGCGGTCACCGACCTGCACGACGCGACGCCGTTTGCGATCAATTCGCAATCGATCTTCGGGATCGGCGCATCGTACGTGCTCGGCAAGCTGACGCTTAGCGCGGACTTCAGCAACACGACGTTCAAGGGCTACGGGCAATCGTCGACGATGCGCGTGTACGAGGCGGGCGGCCTGTACCAGATGACCGCGCCGCTGTCGCTCGTCGCGGGCTACCAGTACACGACGTTCGAAGGCCATCACTGGCACGAGGCCGCGCTCGGCGCGCACTATGCGCTGTCGAAGCGCACCGACGTGTATGCGGCCGTCGACTGGATGCGCGCATCGCAGGGCGTCGACGCGGTGATCGGCTACAGCTTCACGCCGTCGACGAGTCGCACGCAGGCCGCCGCGCGCATCGGCATGCGGCATAACTTCTGA
- the aspA gene encoding aspartate ammonia-lyase: protein MAENGFRVEADLLGKRSIPDHAYYGVHTLRAKENFDISGRTIASLPYFVMALAAVKEAAADANCELGLLPQPYRDAIAAACVEIREGRLHDQFVVDVIQGGAGTSTNMNANEVICNRALEIMGHARGQYDYLHPNEHVNLAQSTNDVYPTAIRVATCFAVEHLLEAMARLRDAFAEKADAFAGLLKLGRTQLQDAVPMTLGQEFSTYAVMLTEDIARLQEAGWLIREINLGATAIGTGITAHPQYAEKALAALRRITGLDLSTAPNLIEATQDCGAFVQVSGVLKRIAVKLSKICNDLRLLSSGPRAGFGEINLPPVQAGSSIMPGKVNPVIPEVVNQVAFEVFGNDLTVTFAAEAGQLQLNAFEPVIASALFRSFSHLTAACTTLAERCVSGITANPERLRETMERSVALATALNPYIGYKNATVVAAEAHASGKSIREVVLDRQLMTDAQLDEALQPEALIRPRVF, encoded by the coding sequence ATGGCAGAAAACGGGTTCCGCGTCGAAGCGGATCTTTTAGGTAAACGAAGCATTCCGGATCACGCGTACTACGGCGTTCATACGCTGCGCGCGAAAGAGAATTTCGACATCTCGGGCCGCACCATTGCGTCGCTGCCGTATTTCGTGATGGCGCTCGCGGCCGTGAAGGAAGCCGCGGCCGACGCCAACTGCGAGCTCGGGCTGCTGCCACAGCCGTACCGCGATGCGATCGCCGCCGCGTGCGTCGAGATCCGCGAGGGGCGCCTGCACGACCAGTTCGTCGTCGACGTCATCCAGGGCGGGGCCGGCACGTCGACCAACATGAACGCGAACGAGGTGATCTGCAACCGCGCGCTCGAAATCATGGGGCACGCGCGCGGGCAGTACGACTATCTGCACCCGAACGAGCACGTGAATCTCGCGCAGAGCACGAACGACGTCTATCCGACCGCGATCCGGGTCGCGACGTGCTTTGCGGTCGAGCACCTGCTCGAAGCGATGGCGCGCCTGCGCGATGCGTTCGCGGAGAAGGCCGACGCGTTCGCGGGCCTGCTGAAGCTCGGCCGCACGCAGTTGCAGGACGCCGTACCGATGACGCTCGGCCAGGAATTCTCGACCTACGCGGTGATGCTGACGGAAGACATCGCGCGCCTGCAGGAAGCCGGCTGGCTGATTCGCGAGATCAATCTCGGCGCGACCGCGATCGGCACGGGGATCACCGCGCATCCGCAGTACGCGGAGAAAGCGCTGGCGGCGCTGCGGCGCATCACCGGGCTCGACCTGAGCACCGCGCCGAACCTGATCGAGGCGACGCAGGATTGCGGCGCGTTCGTGCAGGTCTCGGGCGTGCTCAAGCGGATCGCCGTCAAGCTGTCGAAGATCTGCAACGACCTGCGGCTGCTGTCGAGCGGCCCGCGCGCGGGGTTCGGCGAGATCAACCTGCCGCCCGTGCAGGCCGGCTCGTCGATCATGCCGGGCAAGGTGAATCCGGTGATCCCGGAAGTCGTCAACCAGGTCGCGTTCGAGGTGTTCGGCAACGACCTGACCGTGACCTTCGCCGCCGAGGCCGGACAGCTCCAGCTCAACGCGTTCGAACCGGTGATCGCCAGCGCGCTGTTCCGCAGCTTCAGCCACCTGACGGCCGCGTGCACGACGCTCGCGGAGCGATGCGTGAGCGGGATCACCGCGAATCCCGAGCGGCTGCGCGAAACGATGGAGCGCTCGGTCGCGCTCGCGACCGCGCTGAACCCGTACATCGGCTACAAGAACGCGACGGTCGTGGCGGCCGAAGCGCACGCGAGCGGCAAGTCGATCCGCGAGGTCGTGCTGGATCGCCAGCTGATGACCGACGCGCAACTGGACGAGGCGCTGCAGCCCGAAGCGCTGATCCGGCCGCGCGTGTTTTGA
- a CDS encoding LysR family transcriptional regulator produces the protein MKKVARETGVDHLGAMRAFVRVVETGSFSAVAKEMHVSTSTVARKVTAIEETLGVALLHRSTHSVTLTEAGHIYLERAVTLIADLDDTLRVVAELNARPSGPLKLTAPVAFGRRHLAPLVAPFLARYPTIQLDVRLTDNHNDLVAGGFDLDIHEGENYLDNLVVHRLSRNDSILCATPGYLDRCGRPSTPDDLKHHNCLRYVHPEGDPRWDLVNGDAQHSVLPAGNLVTDHSELLLEATCAGLGIAEFEIWLVRDLLASGRLEAVLPRYRLQNRLTGEFIYIAYLANRRSSAKLRVLKDFLAEHLAHIGELSELELTKIRGACA, from the coding sequence ATGAAAAAAGTCGCAAGAGAAACCGGCGTCGATCACCTGGGCGCGATGCGCGCGTTCGTGAGAGTGGTCGAAACGGGGAGTTTTTCGGCGGTCGCGAAGGAGATGCACGTGTCGACGTCGACCGTCGCGCGCAAGGTGACGGCGATCGAGGAAACGCTCGGCGTCGCGCTGCTGCACCGTTCGACGCACAGCGTGACGCTGACCGAGGCCGGCCACATCTATCTGGAGCGTGCCGTCACGCTGATCGCCGATCTCGACGACACGCTGCGCGTCGTCGCCGAGCTGAATGCGCGGCCGAGCGGCCCGCTGAAGCTCACCGCGCCGGTCGCGTTCGGCCGTCGCCATCTCGCGCCGCTGGTCGCGCCGTTTCTCGCGCGCTACCCGACGATCCAGCTCGACGTGCGGCTCACCGACAACCACAACGACCTCGTGGCCGGCGGCTTCGATCTCGACATTCACGAGGGCGAGAACTACCTGGACAACCTGGTCGTCCACCGGCTGTCGCGCAACGACAGCATCCTGTGCGCGACGCCCGGCTATCTCGATCGCTGCGGGCGCCCGTCGACGCCCGACGACCTGAAGCATCACAACTGCCTGCGCTACGTCCACCCCGAAGGCGATCCGCGCTGGGATCTCGTGAACGGCGACGCGCAGCACAGCGTGCTGCCGGCCGGCAATCTCGTCACCGACCATTCGGAGCTGCTGCTCGAAGCGACCTGCGCGGGGCTCGGCATCGCGGAGTTCGAGATCTGGCTGGTGCGCGACCTGCTCGCGAGCGGCCGGCTCGAAGCCGTGCTGCCGCGCTATCGGCTGCAGAACCGGCTGACCGGCGAATTCATCTACATCGCGTATCTGGCGAACCGGCGCAGCTCGGCGAAGCTGCGCGTGCTGAAGGACTTTCTCGCGGAACACCTCGCGCATATCGGCGAGCTGTCGGAGCTGGAGCTGACCAAGATTCGCGGAGCGTGCGCATAG
- a CDS encoding acetate--CoA ligase family protein gives MTSSPAVRDRRAAAAANLHRLLDPASIAFVGGRGIAGAVQRCRDYGYAGDIRLVNPNHAEIDGVRCHASVADLPAAPDAVFVAVPARQAIDVVRALAERGAGGAIVYASGFSETGADGTALQQALIDAAGDMAVLGPNCYGLINGLNGSALWPVAHGAPRVESGVAVITQSGNLAYNLSMSARSVPFAYLASVGNQASVDIARLVDAFVDNPRIRAIGVHLEGLKDVCAFSEAAARALARGVPIVALKSGTSTLGAQLAMSHTSSLAGSDALYDALFRRLGVIRAKDPVGLVETLKLLAIAGVPERRTLAALATSGGDAGLVADLGDARGIAFPPVGATGRDALGNVLPAYATIANPLDFTTTPWGDPGRMRACCDALLADRPGAAAMILDYPQEATGERPLCDIAAGAFAASARQHGVVGAVISVFPELTPPDHATRMAAAGIAPLQGLADGIDAIGAAMAYGDTRRRILDADALNALPVLRAGNGGGAAKLHDEWASKRMLAAHGLDVPPAECVAPADAPAAAQRLGFPVCVKIVSDRLPHKTEAGAVALKLASPEAVADAVERMTAQVARYAPDIRVERILVEKMADAPLLELIVGVKREPNFGLALVLGAGGVLVELIRDTATLLLPVRENDVRDALLGLKLGPLLTGYRGRPKADLDAVVANVMAIARFAQAHADTLVELDVNPLLAMEHGAVAVDALVRLDA, from the coding sequence ATGACCTCCTCTCCCGCAGTCAGGGATCGCCGCGCCGCCGCCGCGGCCAATCTGCACCGGCTGCTCGATCCGGCCAGCATCGCGTTCGTCGGCGGACGCGGCATCGCCGGCGCCGTGCAGCGCTGTCGCGACTATGGCTATGCCGGCGACATCCGGCTCGTCAACCCGAACCATGCCGAGATCGACGGCGTGCGCTGCCACGCGAGCGTCGCCGACCTGCCCGCCGCGCCCGATGCCGTGTTCGTCGCGGTGCCCGCGCGGCAGGCGATCGACGTCGTGCGTGCGCTCGCCGAACGCGGCGCCGGCGGCGCGATCGTCTATGCGTCGGGCTTCTCCGAGACCGGCGCCGACGGCACCGCGCTGCAGCAGGCGCTGATCGACGCGGCCGGCGACATGGCCGTGCTCGGGCCGAACTGCTACGGGCTGATCAACGGACTGAACGGCAGCGCGCTGTGGCCGGTCGCGCACGGCGCGCCGCGCGTCGAATCCGGTGTCGCCGTGATCACGCAGAGCGGCAACCTCGCGTACAACCTGTCCATGAGCGCGCGCTCGGTGCCGTTCGCATACCTGGCGAGCGTCGGCAACCAGGCATCGGTCGACATCGCGCGCCTCGTCGACGCGTTCGTCGACAATCCGCGCATCCGCGCGATCGGCGTGCATCTCGAAGGGCTGAAGGACGTCTGCGCGTTCAGCGAGGCCGCCGCACGCGCGCTCGCGCGCGGCGTGCCGATCGTCGCGCTGAAGAGCGGCACGTCGACGCTCGGCGCGCAGCTCGCGATGAGCCACACGAGTTCGCTCGCGGGCTCGGACGCGCTGTACGACGCGCTGTTCCGGCGGCTCGGCGTGATTCGCGCGAAAGACCCGGTCGGCCTCGTCGAGACGCTGAAGCTGCTCGCGATCGCCGGCGTGCCCGAGCGCCGCACGCTTGCCGCGCTCGCAACGTCCGGCGGCGATGCGGGGCTCGTCGCCGATCTCGGCGACGCGCGCGGCATTGCGTTCCCGCCGGTCGGCGCCACGGGCCGCGATGCGCTCGGCAACGTCCTGCCCGCGTACGCGACGATCGCGAACCCGCTCGACTTTACGACGACGCCGTGGGGCGATCCCGGCAGGATGCGCGCGTGCTGCGACGCACTGCTGGCCGACCGCCCCGGCGCGGCCGCGATGATTCTCGACTATCCGCAGGAAGCGACCGGCGAACGGCCGCTGTGCGATATCGCGGCCGGCGCGTTCGCGGCGTCCGCGCGCCAGCACGGCGTGGTCGGCGCGGTGATCTCGGTGTTCCCGGAGCTGACACCGCCCGATCACGCTACGCGCATGGCCGCGGCCGGCATTGCGCCGCTGCAGGGGCTCGCCGACGGGATCGACGCGATCGGCGCGGCCATGGCCTACGGCGACACGCGCCGCCGCATACTCGACGCCGATGCGCTGAACGCGCTGCCCGTGTTGCGGGCCGGCAATGGCGGCGGCGCCGCGAAGCTGCACGACGAATGGGCGAGCAAGCGGATGCTGGCCGCGCACGGGCTCGACGTGCCGCCAGCCGAATGCGTCGCGCCCGCCGATGCGCCGGCTGCCGCGCAGCGGCTCGGCTTTCCGGTTTGCGTGAAGATCGTCAGCGATCGGCTGCCGCACAAGACCGAGGCCGGCGCGGTCGCGCTGAAGCTCGCGTCGCCCGAGGCCGTCGCCGACGCGGTCGAGCGGATGACCGCGCAAGTCGCGCGTTATGCGCCCGACATCCGCGTCGAGCGCATCCTCGTCGAGAAGATGGCCGACGCACCGCTGCTCGAACTCATCGTCGGCGTGAAGCGCGAGCCGAACTTCGGTCTCGCGCTCGTGCTCGGCGCCGGCGGCGTGCTGGTCGAGCTGATCCGCGACACCGCGACGCTGCTGCTGCCCGTGCGCGAAAACGACGTGCGCGACGCGCTGCTCGGGCTCAAGCTCGGGCCGCTGCTGACCGGCTATCGCGGGCGGCCGAAGGCCGATCTCGATGCCGTTGTCGCGAACGTGATGGCGATCGCGCGTTTCGCGCAAGCGCACGCGGATACGCTCGTCGAGCTCGACGTCAATCCGCTGCTGGCGATGGAACACGGCGCGGTGGCCGTCGACGCGCTGGTCAGGCTCGACGCGTGA
- a CDS encoding alpha/beta hydrolase, whose product MTDVLPLTTDPDSGLQYRLRPATGRPAARLLLLHGVGGNETNLLNLADAIDPRIEIAFLRGPLTFGPNQHAWFPVRFGPNGPEIDAARADASRVQLIALLRALRAQDGAGSALPAVIAGFSQGGIMSASVGLTSPDDVTAFAVLCGRILPEIDPLIAPRDALRPLHALIVHGRFDDKLPVAWADTADAKLTALGVAHDTRLYAAGHELTAEMAGDFGRWVGERAGLN is encoded by the coding sequence ATGACCGACGTCCTGCCGCTGACCACCGATCCCGATTCGGGCCTCCAGTACCGGCTGCGCCCGGCCACCGGCCGCCCCGCCGCCCGCCTGTTGCTGCTGCATGGTGTCGGCGGCAACGAAACCAACCTGCTGAACCTTGCCGATGCGATCGATCCGCGCATCGAGATCGCGTTCCTGCGCGGCCCGCTGACCTTCGGACCCAACCAGCATGCATGGTTTCCGGTGCGCTTCGGCCCGAACGGCCCGGAAATCGATGCGGCCCGCGCGGACGCCAGCCGCGTGCAGCTGATCGCACTGCTGCGCGCATTGCGCGCGCAGGACGGTGCGGGCTCCGCGTTGCCGGCCGTGATCGCCGGCTTCAGCCAGGGCGGCATCATGAGCGCGAGCGTCGGCCTCACGTCGCCGGACGACGTAACCGCGTTCGCCGTGCTGTGCGGGCGCATCCTGCCGGAAATCGATCCGCTGATCGCGCCGCGCGATGCGCTTCGCCCGCTCCATGCGCTGATCGTGCACGGCCGCTTCGACGACAAGCTGCCCGTCGCGTGGGCCGACACCGCCGACGCGAAGCTCACGGCGCTCGGCGTCGCGCACGATACGCGGCTGTACGCGGCCGGCCACGAACTGACCGCGGAGATGGCCGGCGATTTCGGCCGGTGGGTCGGCGAACGCGCCGGGTTGAACTGA
- a CDS encoding amino acid permease, with protein MKHSSERPADTAGGADSRHADPDAMFASHEAGYEKQLKPRHVQMIAMGGAIGTGLFLGAGGRLQSAGPALALVYLVCGVFAFLIMRALGELVMHRPTSGSFVSYAREFMGERASFVAGWMYYLNWATTGIVDITAVAIYMKYWAVFTDVPQWVFALGALGIVSVMNMIGVKVFGEMEFWFSLVKVGTLAVFLAVGAVFLASGHPVAGQMPGLHLVADHGGFFPHGILPAVLIVQGVVFAYASIELVGVAAGETADARKVLPKAINGVMWRIALFYVGSVVLLTMLLPWTAYSAHESPFVTFFGKLGVPYVGTVMNVVVLTAALSSLNSGLYSTGRVLRSLAMGGSAPRFMSRMNARGVPYGGILITVAINAIGVPLNYIVPAQAFEIVLNMASLGIITTWGFIVMSQIMFRRAVDRGELKAVSFRMPGAPFTSWLTLAFLVGVLVLMAFDYPGGTWTVATIPLVVLALTIGWKLAKRGAARERAVAATAPARAVADPASNA; from the coding sequence ATGAAACACAGCAGCGAGCGGCCGGCCGATACGGCCGGCGGCGCGGATTCCCGTCATGCCGACCCCGACGCGATGTTCGCGTCGCACGAAGCCGGCTACGAGAAGCAGTTGAAGCCGCGGCACGTGCAGATGATCGCAATGGGCGGCGCGATCGGCACCGGCCTCTTTCTCGGCGCGGGCGGGCGCCTGCAGAGCGCGGGGCCGGCGCTCGCGCTCGTGTATCTCGTCTGCGGCGTGTTCGCGTTCCTGATCATGCGCGCGCTCGGCGAGCTCGTGATGCACCGGCCGACCAGCGGCAGCTTCGTGTCGTACGCGCGGGAGTTCATGGGCGAGCGCGCATCGTTCGTCGCGGGCTGGATGTACTACCTGAACTGGGCGACGACCGGCATCGTCGACATCACCGCGGTCGCGATCTACATGAAGTACTGGGCCGTGTTCACGGACGTGCCGCAATGGGTGTTCGCGCTCGGCGCACTCGGGATCGTGTCGGTGATGAACATGATCGGCGTGAAGGTGTTCGGCGAGATGGAGTTCTGGTTCTCGCTCGTCAAGGTGGGGACGCTCGCGGTATTCCTCGCGGTGGGCGCCGTGTTCCTCGCGAGCGGCCATCCGGTCGCCGGCCAGATGCCGGGGCTCCACCTGGTCGCGGATCACGGCGGATTCTTTCCGCACGGCATCCTGCCGGCCGTGCTGATCGTGCAGGGCGTCGTGTTCGCGTATGCGAGCATCGAGCTCGTCGGCGTCGCGGCGGGCGAGACCGCCGATGCACGCAAGGTGCTGCCGAAGGCCATCAACGGCGTGATGTGGCGCATCGCACTGTTCTACGTCGGCTCGGTCGTGCTGTTGACGATGCTGCTGCCGTGGACCGCGTACAGCGCGCACGAAAGCCCGTTCGTGACGTTCTTCGGCAAGCTCGGCGTGCCGTACGTCGGCACCGTGATGAACGTCGTGGTGCTGACCGCCGCATTGTCGAGCCTGAACTCCGGCCTCTATTCGACGGGGCGCGTGCTGCGCTCGCTCGCGATGGGCGGGTCGGCGCCGCGCTTCATGTCGCGGATGAACGCGCGCGGCGTGCCGTACGGCGGGATCCTGATCACGGTCGCGATCAATGCGATCGGCGTGCCGCTGAACTACATCGTGCCGGCCCAGGCGTTCGAGATCGTGCTGAACATGGCGTCGCTCGGGATCATCACGACGTGGGGCTTCATCGTGATGAGCCAGATCATGTTCCGCCGCGCGGTCGATCGCGGCGAACTGAAGGCCGTGTCGTTCCGGATGCCCGGCGCGCCGTTCACGTCGTGGCTCACGCTGGCCTTCCTCGTCGGCGTGCTGGTGCTGATGGCATTCGACTACCCGGGCGGCACGTGGACCGTCGCGACGATTCCGCTCGTCGTGCTCGCGCTGACGATCGGCTGGAAGCTCGCGAAGCGCGGCGCCGCGCGTGAGCGGGCGGTGGCCGCGACCGCGCCCGCGCGCGCCGTCGCCGATCCGGCGAGCAACGCGTGA
- a CDS encoding aldehyde dehydrogenase, producing MQTNDAWRTRAGHLEIESRAFVDGAFRDAHDGATFTCTSPIDSRVLAQVAHCRQADADHAVSAARRAFDGGAWRDATPRERKRVLLRWAALIREHADGLALLETLDTGKPIGDTTAIDIPSTAYCLEWFAEAIDKTGGEVVPTDAHLVGLVTREPIGVVAAVVPWNFPAMIAMWKCAPALAAGNSVVLKPSEKSPLSALRLAALAAQAGLPAGVLNVLPGFGDAGEALARHPDVDCIAFTGSTAVGHQVARCAADSNLKRVWLELGGKSPQIVLPDCPDLDRAARTVAHAVFYNTGQMCTAGSRLLVHRTIRDAFVARVLAIAPEYAPGDPLSPDTRMGSLIDAAQVERVLGYVDTGRDEATLLTGGKRARTASGGQYVEPTVFDCPRADARIVREEIFGPVLAVTTFDDLDTAVALANDTRYGLAASVWTANLTTAHETARRLRAGTVWVNGYEETDDMNFPFGGFKESGNGRDNSLHALEKYTELKSTIIRLR from the coding sequence ATGCAGACGAACGACGCCTGGCGCACGCGCGCCGGCCACCTCGAGATCGAATCCCGCGCCTTCGTCGACGGCGCGTTCCGCGATGCGCACGACGGCGCGACCTTCACGTGCACGAGCCCGATCGACAGTCGCGTGCTCGCGCAGGTCGCGCATTGCAGGCAGGCCGACGCCGACCACGCGGTCTCGGCCGCGCGGCGCGCATTCGACGGCGGTGCCTGGCGAGACGCGACGCCGCGCGAGCGCAAGCGCGTGCTGCTGCGCTGGGCCGCGCTGATCCGCGAGCACGCGGACGGTCTCGCGCTGCTCGAGACGCTCGACACCGGCAAGCCGATCGGCGACACGACCGCGATCGACATCCCGTCCACCGCGTACTGTCTCGAATGGTTCGCGGAGGCGATCGACAAGACCGGCGGCGAAGTCGTGCCGACTGACGCGCATCTCGTCGGCCTCGTCACGCGCGAGCCGATCGGCGTCGTCGCGGCGGTCGTGCCGTGGAATTTCCCCGCGATGATCGCGATGTGGAAATGCGCACCCGCGCTGGCGGCCGGCAACAGCGTCGTGCTGAAACCGTCGGAGAAATCGCCGCTGAGCGCGCTGCGGCTCGCCGCGCTGGCGGCACAGGCCGGGCTGCCGGCCGGCGTGCTCAACGTGCTGCCCGGCTTCGGCGACGCGGGCGAGGCGCTGGCGCGGCATCCGGATGTGGACTGCATCGCGTTCACGGGCTCGACCGCGGTCGGCCACCAGGTCGCGCGCTGCGCGGCCGATTCGAACCTGAAGCGCGTGTGGCTCGAACTCGGCGGCAAGTCGCCGCAGATCGTGCTGCCCGATTGCCCCGACCTCGACCGCGCGGCGCGCACCGTCGCACACGCGGTGTTCTACAACACCGGGCAGATGTGCACGGCCGGCTCCCGGCTGCTCGTGCATCGCACGATCCGCGACGCGTTCGTCGCGCGCGTGCTGGCGATCGCGCCCGAGTATGCGCCTGGCGATCCGCTGTCGCCCGACACGCGGATGGGCAGCCTGATCGACGCCGCGCAGGTCGAGCGCGTGCTCGGCTACGTCGATACCGGCCGCGACGAGGCGACCTTGCTGACGGGCGGCAAGCGCGCGCGCACGGCGAGCGGCGGACAGTATGTCGAGCCGACGGTGTTCGACTGCCCGCGCGCCGATGCGCGGATCGTGCGCGAGGAGATCTTCGGGCCGGTGCTCGCGGTGACGACGTTCGACGACCTCGACACGGCCGTCGCGCTCGCGAACGACACGCGCTACGGGCTCGCGGCGTCGGTGTGGACGGCAAACCTGACGACCGCACATGAAACCGCGCGCCGGTTGCGCGCGGGCACTGTGTGGGTGAACGGCTACGAGGAAACCGACGACATGAACTTCCCGTTCGGCGGCTTCAAGGAATCGGGCAACGGGCGCGACAACTCGCTGCACGCGCTGGAGAAATACACGGAGCTGAAGTCGACGATCATCCGGCTGCGGTGA